The segment GCTGGTGATAGAAAACCTGATAAGGAGGACCATCATGACAAAGTTGAAGAACGGCACATGGGTTATCATCGCGGACGGCGAAAAAGCCCTGTTCTTGGAAAACCAGACCGACGGGGAAGACCCGTTTCTGGAAGTGTTCCGCGAAGAAGAACAGGAAAACCCACCCAACCGCGATCAGGCGGCGAACCGGCGCGGTCGGTTTAACGACGGCCCGTCTGTGCACCGCTCGGCAGTAGATGATACCGACTGGCACCAATTGGCCAAGGACCGCTTCGCGGGGGAGCTTGCGGACATCCTATATCAGAAAGCGCATGCCGGTGCTTTCGAGCAGATCGTTCTGGTGGCACCGCCCGGTACGCTGGGTGAATTGCGCCATCAGATGCATCAAGAGGTGTCGAACAAAGTGATTGGCGAGATCGACAAAACGCTGACCAACCACGCGCTCGACGATATCGAGAAGATCGTGGTGAAGGAATTGCAGGCCGCCTAGGGCCGCAAGTCCGTTTCGACGCGCAAGTGATCGGGGGCGCTGTGGTTAAATTGCCACAGCGCCCTGCGCTTGGCACGATAAAAATTTGCCTTTTAGTTAGTAATTACTGGCAAGAAGCGGCCCCAGAGACGCAAGGGCATCTTTGCGTATTGATCCCTGCAAAGACGGATCGAACGAATAGGATGTGCGTCGGTTTAACACAACTGCGCAGCACTGCCGGATTGCGGCTAGCTGCTGGCTTGCGCTGCAATTTTACTTTTAGAAAACCGAAAACAATCGGGTTTTTCGAACCAATGGCTCAGGAAAAATCGGCTTTCAACGCGGTCAGCGTCGCCGCGGCATCAGGCACGACAGTCGCGAATTCCAGCAGTGACGCATCGGCAAAACCGCTGTCCACAACATGGTCCATCAGAGCCGTCAGTTTCGACCAGTAATCATTTGTATTCACGATATAAATAGGCTTTTTATGCAGCCCCAGCTGGCGCCATGTCAGCACCTCGAACAACTCGTCCAGTGACCCCGCACCGCCGGGGAGAACCACCACCGCATCGCAGTTCATGAACATGACTTTCTTGCGTTCGTGCATGGTTTCCGTCACCACATAGCTGGTCAGATCGGTTTTGCCGACTTCCCAATCCACAAGGTGCTGGGGGATCACGCCAAAGGTTGTGCCGCCCGCCGTTTGAACGCTGCGTGCGACGGTGCCCATCAACCCGACATCCCCCGCGCCATAGACCAGCCGCAGCCCAGCCTGCGCAATGCCAGCCCCCAACGCTTCGGCATCACGGGTGTATGCGGGGTCATTGCCGGGACGCGAGCCACAGAAAACACAGACAGATTTTTGCGACATAACGCGGGCCTTTTCGTTAATAAATTGTGCAGCGACGCGGGAGGTGTTTTGACCCCTGTTAGCCTGCTTGCTAATAAGGCTCAACCTTTCGGGATGGTGTAAAATGCGCAATTTCTTTGCTGGATTTGGGAATGGCTCCGGTGCCTTTGCGGCTGCGGCTGTATGTTTGGTGCTGCTGGCGGCGGGCTATTACGTGCAATCGGGGCGGGGGGCGGTTGATGCACCCGAACGCGCAGCACTTGTCGCCCCCACGCAAGCAGCGAACGACGCGCAAGCGGACGACGCAGCGGCACGCGAACCCGACAGCACTGAAACAGCTGCGAAACCCCAGACCCAAGCCGACGCTGGACCCGATGCAAGTGCAGCACCCGAACAGCCTGAACCGGTGGTCGAGGCCAGCACACCCGATCCGGCACCTTCCTTTGACGAGGTGCGCAGAGAGGCGGATGGCGTCACGGTGATTGCGGGCCGCGCGGCCCCGGGAACGCAGGTCAGTGTATTGCAAGACGGCAAGGTTGTAGCGCAGGCAAAGGCAGACGGATCCGGCAAATTCGCGACCCTTGCGCTGATCGCGCCGGACGGCAAGCCGCATGTGCTAAGCTTGCTGCAACAGGGGGAGGCTGGCGAGACGGCATCCGAAGATGAGATTATTCTGGCCCCGATGGCCCCCGTCGCTGTTGCGGCAGTGGCGGAACAAGCACCGGATGCATCCGCACCGGTGGATGAAAATGCCACGGCCCAAGACGTCGCGCAGGACGCGGTCCCCCAAGACGAGATCGCTGTAACCGATACTGAACTGACGCAAGCAGAGGAATCGCCCGCCGAGATAGCGGAGGGTGCGATTGAAACAGAAGCGACAGCAATGGCACCTGACGCGGCACCCGAAACTTCGATGGAGACCGCCGCAGTCACAGCCGCGCCAGCGCAAGAGGCGACACGCGTAGAAAAGCCCGCAAGCAAGAACGATGCGGAGCCTTTGAGAACGCAAAACAGCGCCCCGCAGGAGACGCAGAATGCCGCCGCCGCGCCGGTTACTGAACAGCCAAGCAGCACGGCCACGGACGCGCCTGCGGTGCCGCAAGCCAACGCGCCGGAGCAGGTTGCCGTTCTAAAATCCACCGCCACCGGTGTGGAATTGTTGAACACTCCCAGCCCTAAAGCGATGACAAATGTGGCGCTTGATACCATCAGCTATTCCGAGGTGGGCGAGGTTGAACTGGCCGGACGCGCACAATCAGATACAGCATCGGTGCGGGTTTATCTGGACAATAATTCGGTGATAAGCCTGCCTGTCGACGCTGAGGGCCGCTGGCGCGGTGAATTGCCGGATGTGGACGAAGGGATCTATACGCTGCGGGTTGATGAAGTTTCGAGTAGCGGCAAGGTGACCAGCCGCGTCGAGACCCCGTTTAAACGCGAGGCCAGCGCCGTGCTGGAGGCTGCCGCAGCAGAACAGGACGGCCCGATTTCCGCGATCACGGTTCAGGAGGGCGCGACCCTTTGGGCGATTGCGCGTGAACGGTATGGCGATGGCGCGCTTTATGTGCGCGTGTTCGAGGCCAACAACAACGCAATCCGCGACCCTGATCTGATCTATCCGGGACAGGTTTTCGACCTGCCGGATTAGGGCAAATCCAGCAGATGGCTGATGCTGGCTAAGGGAATCATCCTTAGCGACTGGCAACCGGCACCCTGCAGGACTATGTAGCGTTCAAAGAGACAGGAACCTGCATGCCCAGCGATACGAGCCAAGCCGCACAACACGCGACACCTAAACCGCCCCACCAGACCCCCGATATCGACGCCGAGGAACGCCAGTCCGGTTTTCTCGTGCTGCGCAAGGTTGCGCCCTATCTCTGGCCTGCGGATATGCCGTGGGTCAAACGGCGGGTGCTATGGGCGATGTTGGCGTTGTTTGTCTCCAAACTTGTGTCCGTGGTGACGCCTCTGTTTTACCGCGACGCGGTAGACGCGCTTGCGGGGGAAGGCGTGCCTATGGTGGCCCTCGGGGCGATTGGCCTGACGGTGGCGTACGGGATGGCCCGTCTGATGACGGTGGGGTTCCAGCAACTGCGCGATGCGGTGTTTGCCCGCGTCGGTCAACGCGCCCTGCGCATGTTGGCGCTTGAAACCTTCGAGCATATCCATCGCCTGTCGATGCGCTATCACATCACCCGCAAGACTGGCGGTTTAAGCCGCATCATCGAACGCGGTGTGAAAGGGGTCGAATTCCTGCTGCGATTCCTGCTGTTCAACATCGGACCGCTGATCCTGGAATTGTTGATGATCGGGGCGGTACTGACCTATCTGTTTGACTGGACTTATCTTTTGGTCGTGGCTGTGACCATCGGCTTTTACGTTTGGTTCACCTTTGCGATTACAGAATGGCGCGTGCGTCAGCGCCGCCAGATGAACGCAGCGGATACAGATGCCAACCAAAAGGCCGTTGATAGTCTGCTCAACTATGAAACCGTGAAATACTTCGGTGCAGAGGCCCGCGAGGCGGCACGCTATGACAGCGCGATGGCCGGCTATGAAGAGGCGGCCATCAAGACCAGCCTGTCACTGGCATTTTTGAACTTTGGCCAGTCGCTGATCATTACGGCCGGTCTGGTCGGGGTCATGGTGATGGCCGCGATCGGGGTACAAAACGGCACTTTGAGCGTTGGTGATTTTGTTATGGTCAACGCCTATATGGTGCAGATCACCGTACCATTGAACTTTCTGGGCACTGTTTACCGCGAAATTCGCCAGGCGCTGGTGGATATGGGCCAGATGTTTGGTCTGCTTGACCAGCCGGCAGAGATTTCCGACAAAGCCGGGGCCAAGGATCTTGACGTCACTGGCGGAAAAGTCACGCTTGAGAATGTGCATTTCGGCTATGACCCCGAACGCAGCATTCTGAACGGGGTCACGCTAGAGGCCTTGCCGGGTGAAACCGTGGCGATTGTCGGCTCGACCGGGTCCGGGAAATCGACCATCGGTCGGTTGTTGTTCCGGTTTTATGATGTCGGTGCGGGTGCGTTAAAGATCGACGGACAGGACCTGCGCGACGTGACGCAGCTAAGTCTGCACCGTGCAATTGGTGTGGTGCCGCAGGACACAGTGCTGTTCAACGATACCATCGGGTATAACATCGGCTATGGCCGCGAGGGCGCGACACAGGCCCAGATCGAAGCGGCCGCGCGCGATGCGCAAATCCACGACTTTATCACCGGCTTGCCTGACGGGTATGACACGACGGTGGGGGAGCGGGGGTTGAAACTGTCAGGCGGTGAGAAGCAGCGCGTGGGCATTGCACGCACCCTGCTGAAAGACCCGCCGATCTTGTTGCTGGACGAGGCAACATCGGCGCTGGACAGCGAGACAGAGCACGAAATTCAGGACGCCTTGAACCGTGCAGGTCAGGGGCGCACAGTGCTGACCATCGCCCACCGCCTTAGCACGATTGCCGAAGCCGACCGGATCGTCGTGTTGGAAAAGGGCGAGATTGTCGAGCAGGGAACCCATGATGACCTGCTGGCAAAGGACGGGCGTTACGCGCAGCTTTGGCATCGTCAACAATCCGAGGATCAGGCACCAGCTTAAGGCTATCTACCGGTGCCGACAAACGCGAATGACGCATTTGTCGGCACCGTTGTTAAGTCTAAAGGCAAGGTGAAAAGGGTGCGGTGCCCCCGATCTTGCCTGTGGTGGCAAGTGCGGCCTAGTCCTGCGCAATTGCCTTTGATGTCAGTTTGTCCAAGGCACCGGTCATCATCTGGATATATTTGGCTTCTGCTGGCAGTCCGTGGGTTTCGGCCAATGTGGCGGGGGCATGATAGGTGACATGGACCACCCCTTCACCATCTGCATAGGCGAGCACGCGCAGTGGCAGATCAAGCCCGGCGGTCTGCCCGTCCAGCATGGCCGGCGTGCCAAGTTTTGGATTTCCGAAGATCAGCAGTTCCGTTGGCCGCAGATCCATATCCACCTTGGCCGCACCTGCCGCGTGATCAACACGGGCAAAGACGGTGGCCCCTGCTGCGTCAACGGCTGCTGCGAGACGGTCCATGGTTTGCGTCACGGAATGCGGGCTGACCTTGTCGATCAGCTCACCGGCTTGGGCGGGGAGGGTGAGTGCCGCAGTTGTGACAGCGGCGATCAGGGATTTACGGATCATGGCAGGTTCCTTTGATGAATCTACCCAAACCTAGCCAGATCAGGGGCAGATGTGAGGGGGGAACCGCTCACATCTGCTTGATCAGCATTATTCGGCCGCCGGAACTTGTGCTGTCGTCGCAGCAGGCACAGGCGCAGGCGCGGGTTTCGGGGCCTCGAACGGGTCGGCCTGCCAGATCAGTTCATCAGCGAGTCTGCGCTTGGTGTCGCGGTGCAAGGCCCAATCACGGGCAGCTTTGCTGGCGCGCCCCATCGACATTCTGGCCAGCAGGCGCGCAATCCAGCGCACATAAGTGGTGGCCCAGACGCGGATCGCCAGCATGGACGGCGTGACCAGCAGCGTCAGCACCGTTGCAATGCCAAGACCGAACACCACCGCTGTCGCGAGCTGTTTCCACCACAGGGCCGTGGGGCTGTCGATGGTATAACCGCCTTGGGCAAAGTCGAGGCTAAGGCCGAACATCATCGGCGCAAGGCCCGCCATCGTGGTGATCGTGGTCAGCAACACCGGCCGGATACGGGCCTGCGCGGTGCGGACAATCGCTTCGATCCGCGGCATATAGCGTTCATATTCCTGATAAGTGTCGATCAAGATGATATTGTTGTTCACCACAATGCCGGCAAGGGCCACAATCCCCGTACCGGTCATGATGATGGAAAAGGTCTGATCCATCACCAGCATCCCGATCAGCACGCCGGTCGTCGACAAGACCACCGCCAGCAGCACCAGAATAGCGTTATAGAACGAGTTGAACTGCGCCAGCAGGATGATGAACATGAGCCCCAGCGCTGCTGTGAAGGCCGAGCTGAGGAAGGCTTGCGATTCCGCCTGATCTTCCTGATCGCCGGTCCATTCCGTGGTCACACCAAAGGGCAGCGGTTTTTCATCCAGCCATTTGGTGATCTCTGCGATGCGTTCGTTCGCGTTGATCGGCACCATCCGAAGCGACCCATCCGTGATCCCTGCCACCAGATCTACATCGCGGGCCGCCTCCGTGCGTGCGCTGATCTTGAACGGCGTGCCGTCCGTGGCGGTGAAATCGGCGTCATTGCCCGCCGGACGCAGGGTTGCGAGTGTCGTATTCACATCCTGATCCTCGACGCGGGTAGTCTTGACCACTTTCATCAAGCCCGGTGCTACATCGGCTTTGACATCCAGATAGCGTTTCTGATCGACGCGGTTGATCTCCGCCAGTTTGGGGACCGGCGTGCGCGTGATAAAGTTGCTCAGCGGGATCAGACCGTCCAGCGTGCGCACCTTCAACGTGTCCAGCGTGCTAAGCACACGATCATCCTCGGGCAGGCGGACGCGGATTTCGATTTCCTCGTCCGAACTGTCCACCCGCATGGTGTCCAGAAGCAGGCCGCGCGTGACCAGTTGCACCATCGCGCCCACAGTCACCACATCCGCGCCGTAGCGCCCCGCTTTCTCGACATCCACGTCAATCTGCCAGTCGATGCCGGGCAGGGGGCGGGTGTCCTCGATCAGGGTCAGGCCGGGGGTGTTTTCATATTGCGCACGTGCCAGCGCAGCGGCGGTCATCAGATCGGAAAAACTGTCCGCTTTGAGACGCAGATGCACCGGTTTGCCAGAGGCGGGGCCGCGCGCCTGCGCCAGAATTTCGATTTGAATCCCGGGAATGTTGGACAGTTCTTCGGTGAGCTCCGCAATGATCACGTCCCCGTCATAGGCCGGATCCTGCGTTTCGCGGTTCACGTCGAAACCGAAAAACGGAACGGTAAACAGTTTATCAACCTTGTTGGGGCGGTCCTCCCAGGGGATCGTCTCAAGTTGGATCTGCCCGATGCTGTCTTTGGGGGCTTGTGCGCCGCCTGTGTTGCTGTCCAGCCCTCCTTCGCCCGCAAAAGCAAAGGCCGTCTGAACGCCGGGGTGTTTCAGCACGATGGCTTCGGCCTTTTCCAGCAGATCGTCCTTTTCGTCCAGCGACAGGTTTCCGCGTGCGAGGACATAAACGATGGCCTGTTCCGGTTCGGATTCGACAAAGAACTCAACTCCTTTGGAGTTATTCCCGAAAAAGATCATCACGGTGCCGACAAAGACAAATACCACACCAGCGGTGACCAGGGGCATCGCCGGATTGCCGACAAGGGCGGCCATCAACCGGCCAAACCCGTTCCGGCGATACCCTGCTTCGATGCGATCGGGCGCCGTGCGGAACAGTTTCGACGTGACCCAGCGCCCGCCGCGCCCTGCACGTGTGAACACACCAAAGAAGGCGAGCAAGGCCATCATGGCACCGGCCAATCCAATGGCAACCAATGCGCTGAGCGCTACGATGCAGAGGAAGACGGCCGCAAAAGTCGGAATGACCGAACCCAGCACATTCAACCCATCCATCGCCGCGAATTGCGCAGATATCACGCCAAACAGGGGCGACATCAGGGACATCGGCAGCATAATCATCGCAATGGCCAGCGGGAACAGCAGCAAATGCAAGAACCAGCGCAGGCCGGCGATGGCTTCCATGTTGTCAGCCATCCAGCGTTCAAGCCGCCCCGTCACACCGCCCATAACCGGCAGGTAGATCAGCGCCACCACCAATGACGCCGAAAGCACGAAGATCAACGTGACCGGCAACATCCCCATGAATTGCCCCGGCACACCCGGCCAGAACAGCATCGGCAAAAACGCGCAAAGCGTGGTCGCGGTGGAGGAAATAATGGGCCAGAACATGCGCTTGGCCGCTTCGGTATAGGCCTGCATGGGGCCATCGCCCTGCTGCTGACGCGCATCGGCGTATTCAACCACTACAATGGCGCCATCCACCAACATACCAACGGCCAGAATCAAACCGAACATCACGATATTGGACACGGAAATGCCCATCAGCGCGAGGAAGGCGAAACACAAAAGGAAGGAGGTCGGAATTGCAAAACCCACCAGCAGCGCGGCGCGGATCCCCAGCGCGGCCAAAACGACGATCATCACCAATGCAATCGCAGTGAACACAGACCCCAGAAGCTGTTGCACCATGGAGTCGACCACGCGGCTTTGATCGTTCGACGTGCCGACGGTCACGGCTGCCTGCACCCCGTCCGGCCAGTTGGCAGAGCGTTCTTCGACGATCTGTTTTACCATCTTCGAGGTGTCGATCAGGTTGTAACCCTTGCGCTTCACGACCTGTAGCGCCAGCGTCTTTTCACCATTGAAACGCGCGGTGCCTTTGCGGTCCTCGAACGTCAGGTTGATCTGCGCCAGATCGCCAAGGGTCACAACGCGGTCGCCGTTGGTTTTGACGGGCAGGGCGTAGACATCGCGTGGCTCGTCAAAGGAAGATGGAATTTTGACCGAAAACGCCCCTTGGGAATTCTCGATCTCGCCGGCTGCGATCAACTGGTTGTTGTTCTGCACCACATTGATCAATTCGCCCGCCGTGACGTTATAGGCTTCCAGCCGCAAGGGGTCGATGATCACCTCAAGCATCTCATCGCGATCCCCGGCAAGGCCGGCCTCAAGAACTGCGTCCAGCCCTTCAAGGTCGTCCTGTAAATCACGCGCCACCCGCGCCATTGTGCGTTCGGGAACGGGACCCGTCAGGTTAACGATGATGATCGGAAACTCGGAAAAGTTGATTTCGTTGATGCTGTATTTTTCATACCCGTCTGGAAACAGGTTTTCAGCCGTCGACATGGCGTCGCGCACATCGGCCATGATCTTGGTCTTGTCCCAGCCGAATTCGAATTCCAGCGCCACACCGGCATAGTTTTCTGCCGCCGTGCCGGACATCTGTTTCAACCCGTCCAGATCGGACAATTCAGTTTCCATCGGTTTGACCAGCAGCGTTTCACTGTCCGCTGCCGAAATGCCGGGGAATTGCACAGAGACAAAGAGCGCCGGAATTTCAATGTCCGGTTCACCCTCTTTGGGCAGGGTCGAATAGGCATATCCGCCAACCACAAGGCTGAGCAGGATAAAGGCAACGACCATTCGGGCCCGTTCAGCAGCCCAATCGACAATACCGGTCATTGCGATACCTCTTCCCATGTCGGGTCAACAGTGACGCCAGCGGTGACGTATTCCTGCCCCAGCACAATCACATCCGCCGTATCAGGCAGGCCGGTAACCCAGACCCCCTTGGAGGTGTCGCGCATGATATCAACGGGGGCAAAGGCCACAACAGCATCGCCGTCAACCAGCCGCACGCCGAGGTTCCCTTCGTCATTCAGGGTCAGCGCGGATTGCGGGATCAGATGTGCCTTGACCCCTTCAGCGGCGATGGTGATTTCGACGGTTTGCCCGTCGCGGATGCTTTGGTCAGCATTTGGCACGTCGATTTCGGTGCGGAATGTGCGGGTTTGCGGATCAGCCGAGCGCGACAGAAAGGTCACCTTGCCGACAACTTCACGCCCGCCCGCTGCCAGCCGCGCGGCGGCTTGCGCGCCAAGGGTGACGTGGTTCACTTCGGTTTCGGGGACAAAGCCGACCAGTTTGATCGGGTCGAGCTGGATAATCGTGGCACAAAGGGCACCGGGCTGCAAAAGGCTGCCCAGTTCTGCGGTGTCGCTTTCCAACAGCCCGCTAAAGGGTGCCGAAATCACCAGACGGTCGATCTCCTTTTCCGCTTTGGCAACCTCTGCGGTTGCGGCCTCGATCCCGGAACGGGCAGCTGACAGGCCGGAGGTTGCACTTGAAACACCTGCTTTGGCGGCGGCCGTGGCAGCATCCGCACCTGCAACGCGGGTCTGCGAGGCAAAGCCGCCTTCGCCTAGACGCGCGGCGGCGTTCTGGTTGATCTCTGCTTCTTGCAGGCGTGCGCGGGCCTCTTCAACACGGGCTTCGGCTTCGGGCACGCGCGATTGGGCTTCGGACAATCTGGCGCGGGCTTCGTCCAATGCCGCACCACGGGTGCCTGCATCCAGCACACACATTGCATCCCCCGCGGCCACCTGCGTGCCTTTGCGCAAGGGGGCAGAGGTCACAATCGCCGAAGTTTCAGAGCGCACATCAACCTGTCGCGCCGCTTCTGTTTCGCCGCGCAGGATGACCGCGCTGTCGACCTGTCGGCCCTGAACCTTGCGCACCATGACTTTCACCAGTTTTCGGGGCGGAGCGTCTGCATCCGCCGTTTGGACCGTTTCGCTGGCAGGCAGGGCGTCCGCCGGGGGTGTCGCGGCTTCGGAACTTCCGAAAAAGGCGGAAAGCTGTGGCCGTGCGAGAATTGACATCGCCAATATGACAGTGAGCGCTATCGCGGCCAGAATTGAGAAAATACGCATAGAGCATCCCCG is part of the Sulfitobacter geojensis genome and harbors:
- a CDS encoding host attachment family protein, producing MTKLKNGTWVIIADGEKALFLENQTDGEDPFLEVFREEEQENPPNRDQAANRRGRFNDGPSVHRSAVDDTDWHQLAKDRFAGELADILYQKAHAGAFEQIVLVAPPGTLGELRHQMHQEVSNKVIGEIDKTLTNHALDDIEKIVVKELQAA
- a CDS encoding LysM peptidoglycan-binding domain-containing protein, with translation MRNFFAGFGNGSGAFAAAAVCLVLLAAGYYVQSGRGAVDAPERAALVAPTQAANDAQADDAAAREPDSTETAAKPQTQADAGPDASAAPEQPEPVVEASTPDPAPSFDEVRREADGVTVIAGRAAPGTQVSVLQDGKVVAQAKADGSGKFATLALIAPDGKPHVLSLLQQGEAGETASEDEIILAPMAPVAVAAVAEQAPDASAPVDENATAQDVAQDAVPQDEIAVTDTELTQAEESPAEIAEGAIETEATAMAPDAAPETSMETAAVTAAPAQEATRVEKPASKNDAEPLRTQNSAPQETQNAAAAPVTEQPSSTATDAPAVPQANAPEQVAVLKSTATGVELLNTPSPKAMTNVALDTISYSEVGEVELAGRAQSDTASVRVYLDNNSVISLPVDAEGRWRGELPDVDEGIYTLRVDEVSSSGKVTSRVETPFKREASAVLEAAAAEQDGPISAITVQEGATLWAIARERYGDGALYVRVFEANNNAIRDPDLIYPGQVFDLPD
- a CDS encoding TIGR00730 family Rossman fold protein — its product is MSQKSVCVFCGSRPGNDPAYTRDAEALGAGIAQAGLRLVYGAGDVGLMGTVARSVQTAGGTTFGVIPQHLVDWEVGKTDLTSYVVTETMHERKKVMFMNCDAVVVLPGGAGSLDELFEVLTWRQLGLHKKPIYIVNTNDYWSKLTALMDHVVDSGFADASLLEFATVVPDAAATLTALKADFS
- a CDS encoding ABCB family ABC transporter ATP-binding protein/permease, translated to MPSDTSQAAQHATPKPPHQTPDIDAEERQSGFLVLRKVAPYLWPADMPWVKRRVLWAMLALFVSKLVSVVTPLFYRDAVDALAGEGVPMVALGAIGLTVAYGMARLMTVGFQQLRDAVFARVGQRALRMLALETFEHIHRLSMRYHITRKTGGLSRIIERGVKGVEFLLRFLLFNIGPLILELLMIGAVLTYLFDWTYLLVVAVTIGFYVWFTFAITEWRVRQRRQMNAADTDANQKAVDSLLNYETVKYFGAEAREAARYDSAMAGYEEAAIKTSLSLAFLNFGQSLIITAGLVGVMVMAAIGVQNGTLSVGDFVMVNAYMVQITVPLNFLGTVYREIRQALVDMGQMFGLLDQPAEISDKAGAKDLDVTGGKVTLENVHFGYDPERSILNGVTLEALPGETVAIVGSTGSGKSTIGRLLFRFYDVGAGALKIDGQDLRDVTQLSLHRAIGVVPQDTVLFNDTIGYNIGYGREGATQAQIEAAARDAQIHDFITGLPDGYDTTVGERGLKLSGGEKQRVGIARTLLKDPPILLLDEATSALDSETEHEIQDALNRAGQGRTVLTIAHRLSTIAEADRIVVLEKGEIVEQGTHDDLLAKDGRYAQLWHRQQSEDQAPA
- a CDS encoding efflux RND transporter periplasmic adaptor subunit, which encodes MRIFSILAAIALTVILAMSILARPQLSAFFGSSEAATPPADALPASETVQTADADAPPRKLVKVMVRKVQGRQVDSAVILRGETEAARQVDVRSETSAIVTSAPLRKGTQVAAGDAMCVLDAGTRGAALDEARARLSEAQSRVPEAEARVEEARARLQEAEINQNAAARLGEGGFASQTRVAGADAATAAAKAGVSSATSGLSAARSGIEAATAEVAKAEKEIDRLVISAPFSGLLESDTAELGSLLQPGALCATIIQLDPIKLVGFVPETEVNHVTLGAQAAARLAAGGREVVGKVTFLSRSADPQTRTFRTEIDVPNADQSIRDGQTVEITIAAEGVKAHLIPQSALTLNDEGNLGVRLVDGDAVVAFAPVDIMRDTSKGVWVTGLPDTADVIVLGQEYVTAGVTVDPTWEEVSQ
- a CDS encoding DUF302 domain-containing protein, with the translated sequence MIRKSLIAAVTTAALTLPAQAGELIDKVSPHSVTQTMDRLAAAVDAAGATVFARVDHAAGAAKVDMDLRPTELLIFGNPKLGTPAMLDGQTAGLDLPLRVLAYADGEGVVHVTYHAPATLAETHGLPAEAKYIQMMTGALDKLTSKAIAQD
- a CDS encoding efflux RND transporter permease subunit gives rise to the protein MTGIVDWAAERARMVVAFILLSLVVGGYAYSTLPKEGEPDIEIPALFVSVQFPGISAADSETLLVKPMETELSDLDGLKQMSGTAAENYAGVALEFEFGWDKTKIMADVRDAMSTAENLFPDGYEKYSINEINFSEFPIIIVNLTGPVPERTMARVARDLQDDLEGLDAVLEAGLAGDRDEMLEVIIDPLRLEAYNVTAGELINVVQNNNQLIAAGEIENSQGAFSVKIPSSFDEPRDVYALPVKTNGDRVVTLGDLAQINLTFEDRKGTARFNGEKTLALQVVKRKGYNLIDTSKMVKQIVEERSANWPDGVQAAVTVGTSNDQSRVVDSMVQQLLGSVFTAIALVMIVVLAALGIRAALLVGFAIPTSFLLCFAFLALMGISVSNIVMFGLILAVGMLVDGAIVVVEYADARQQQGDGPMQAYTEAAKRMFWPIISSTATTLCAFLPMLFWPGVPGQFMGMLPVTLIFVLSASLVVALIYLPVMGGVTGRLERWMADNMEAIAGLRWFLHLLLFPLAIAMIMLPMSLMSPLFGVISAQFAAMDGLNVLGSVIPTFAAVFLCIVALSALVAIGLAGAMMALLAFFGVFTRAGRGGRWVTSKLFRTAPDRIEAGYRRNGFGRLMAALVGNPAMPLVTAGVVFVFVGTVMIFFGNNSKGVEFFVESEPEQAIVYVLARGNLSLDEKDDLLEKAEAIVLKHPGVQTAFAFAGEGGLDSNTGGAQAPKDSIGQIQLETIPWEDRPNKVDKLFTVPFFGFDVNRETQDPAYDGDVIIAELTEELSNIPGIQIEILAQARGPASGKPVHLRLKADSFSDLMTAAALARAQYENTPGLTLIEDTRPLPGIDWQIDVDVEKAGRYGADVVTVGAMVQLVTRGLLLDTMRVDSSDEEIEIRVRLPEDDRVLSTLDTLKVRTLDGLIPLSNFITRTPVPKLAEINRVDQKRYLDVKADVAPGLMKVVKTTRVEDQDVNTTLATLRPAGNDADFTATDGTPFKISARTEAARDVDLVAGITDGSLRMVPINANERIAEITKWLDEKPLPFGVTTEWTGDQEDQAESQAFLSSAFTAALGLMFIILLAQFNSFYNAILVLLAVVLSTTGVLIGMLVMDQTFSIIMTGTGIVALAGIVVNNNIILIDTYQEYERYMPRIEAIVRTAQARIRPVLLTTITTMAGLAPMMFGLSLDFAQGGYTIDSPTALWWKQLATAVVFGLGIATVLTLLVTPSMLAIRVWATTYVRWIARLLARMSMGRASKAARDWALHRDTKRRLADELIWQADPFEAPKPAPAPVPAATTAQVPAAE